The nucleotide sequence TGCCTGCACTGAATACCATTCTATCTCTGTTGTCCTTCCAGCTGTCAGGACGGCTGGTAAAAGAATCCTCGGGGAagaaaggtcaaaggtcaaactGCGAGGGACAGGAGGGCAAGACACGGAGGAAACGTGGAGAGTCGAAGGTGAAAACATACACAGCATTTGCATACAGCTTTGTTACTCGCAGATGTTGTTATTGTTGAATCTAAAGAGGATTTTCCTCTTTAAAAAATAGCTTGTTAGAAACTGTTCAATTAGTGATATAAGTGTTGTCTAATGATGAATATTGTCTTGTCTGTAGTCTATGATGCTGGATCCCGATGGAGGCAGCTTGTCTCCAAACTCCAAACCGCACATCTGTGAGCACTGCAGTGCAGCTTTCCGGAGCTCCTATCATTTACGCAGACACGTGCTTATACACACAGGTTAGTATTCTTTCACACTTAAATCCTTGTTTACAGGATTCATGTCCAGTATCAAGTACAGATTAAGGGTAATTTAACTTAAAAATAGATATGTTGTCAAATATGCAAatagcaaatatatttttaaatgctcaaaacattgttttggagGTGATTTTTCATGTTTAGCAAAACTGTTTATTATGttggtttaaaaaatgtatcaactTAAGTAAACTTATTTAAGGCGATTTGGATAACTGCTACAATAGCAGGTAACTAAACGTGTGAATGattaaaatgaacagatttaTTTTCTCTCAGAAAAGAAGCTTCCTAAAGCTCCTCAACGAACCTTTAGGTTAGAACCTATCCTTGCATAACACCTCAATAGGAAAACTTTTTTtctaataataaacaaatgtttgtttgtttcttgaagtattttactgcaaatataatttatggGCATAAATAGCCAATTCAGTTTAATTGCTGTAATTAtttacactctcacacagaaaAACTAAATTACAATGCTGAAGCAGAGTACAAATACTTTTGGGTGGTATTAGCCACAGCCAAAAACCATCATGTTGTATTGATGACTCTTTAGTTACTCCAAACACAGTCAATGTTTGACTGTCAACTTCCTTACAGGTGAGAGGCCTTTCCGCTGCACTCAGTGTAACATGTGCTTCATTCAGAAATACCTCTTACAGAGACACGAGAAGATTCACAGTGGTAAGTTCCTCAAGTTTACAACAACTTCCGCTTTCATTTCCTAATTTCTGGCTTATTTGTTTGCAAGATGTTGATAACATGTTGTTGTAGCTTCTGTTTTTGTTGTACATTTTGCGAAGCAGTTTATTGCCATTTCGTTCTTATTGTTTGgtctgcttattttttttttttccccctcaattTTCCAGGAGAGAAGCCATTCAGCTGTGATCAGTGTAACATGCGTTTCATTCAAAAGTATCACATGGAAAGACACAAGAGAACACATAGTGGAGAAAAGCCATACAAGTGTGATACCTGCCAACAGGTTAGTTTCCTGCAGACCATGCAGAGTATAAGTCAGTTTTAATCTTGCCAACAAAAATACTGACAAAAATTTTCGTTGACGAAGGGTAATTTAATTGATTAAACAACAGTAAAGGTGACATAGAAAAGAAGCATCATGAtgaaaatgtgacatgaaaataaATACTCATATCAACAATGCACAacgtttttatgaaaataaaaatctaCAACCAATTGATTCAGATGATACAGCCACAGTACCATGaggatatgtatatatatatatatatatatacacacacacacacacacacacacacacacacacacacacacacacacactgagtatctcacaaaagtgaaaacacccctcacatttttgtaaatatttgattatatcttttcatgtgacaacactgaagaaattatacttggctacaatgtaaagtagtgagtgtacagcttgtataacagtgtaaatgtatcaaaataacagtgtaaatttattaaaataacaacacACAGCTATTAaggtctaaaccgctggcaacaaaagtgagtacacccctaagtgaaaatgtccaaattgggcccaattagccattttccctccctggtatcatgtgactcgttagtgttacaaggtctcaggtgtgaatggggagcaggtgtgttaaatttggtgtcatagctctcacactccctcaaactggtcactggaagttcaacatggcacctcatggcaaagaactctctgaggatctgaaaaaatgaattgttgctctacataaagatggcctaggctataagaagattgccaagaccctgacactgagctgcagcacggtggccaagaccatacagcggtttaataggacaggttccactcagaacaggcctcgccatggttgaccaaagaagttgagtgcacatgctctgcgtcatatccagaggttgtctttgggaaatagatgtatgagtgctgccagcattgctgcagaggttgaaggggtggggggtcagcctgtctgTGCTCTGACCATACGCTGtgcactgcatcaaattggtctgcttggctgtcgtcccagaaggaagcctcttctaaagatgatgcacaagaaagcccgcaaacagtttgctgaagacaagcagactaaggacatggattactggaaccattcATAGGTTGTTGTTCTCGGAAACTGTAAAAACTGCCATTCTGTGGCATTTTGAAAACGTTTGTTATGAGCTTAGACCCGCctcaacaatgttactcaaccaatgacgtgagttggggtgggactatctctttgtttgacaacTGTCAGAAAGGGGCATATTCATAAAATTgtttggaaaacattgtttatatttgcaattccttttgttggtgctagtggcacagaaattacatacttcagctttaaagaaataaatagtaTGCATTTTTCAATTTGTGGTTTAAGTTTGGTCTGTTATGCATTTTTGTTAACACTGACTTTGTTTCTCATACTTGTGTTCTTAGTATTTTTCTAGAACGGACCGGTTGCTGAAGCACAAGCGGACATGTGGAGATGCCACAAAAAAGGGTGTGGATGGGGCAGAGCATGACTTGGGTATGGCAGGTGAAGGAGACCATGGTAGTTATGGAATCACTCAGGGAAACTTGGCCACACCTGGCCGCAAACGAGGCAAGTCAAAAAATGCTGGAGACGTGGGTGAGCGCAAACGTAAGAAGTCAGCCGGGTCTGTGGGGGTATCACACACTCAGGGGGTTGAGAGCTTTGCCCTTCATGACTTCAGCTCAGTTGGCAACCATGGGGTATCAACGACATCATCTTCTACCCAGCCAGGTCCCAGCTTGCAAGGGGAACATGGCCGGGCTCCCAAGATGGTCTTCAAGAAGGGGAACAGGAAGTCCTTGGAGAAAACTACACACCCCTTGAATCAATCCAAGCCAGGGAGCCTGGAGTTACCAGGGGCAGTAGGCTTGGACACACTTGGGCTTCTTCCAGGGCCTTTGGTCAAAGTGGGCCCCAACAGCAGTAACTACGATGATGCCATGCAGTTTTTGAAGAAGCGGCGTTACATCCATGCAGCGAACAATGGAGGAGCAGGCTGTGGAGCACCAGACTATGATGTAGGTGTCAGTCATCTGCATTCGCAAACAACGGTCATTCAGGGTGTTGTTTCTGGGGTTCTGGATAGCGATGCCGCACTGGTGCTCTTAGATTCCTCTCCACTTGGAGATATCAAGCATGACAAGTCTGGAATCCCAGATGAGGTTCTGCAGAGCTTGTTGGACCACTACGCTCACAAGCCCGATGTGACTTTTGACATCACAGATGCCCATCATGTGGAGCTCCAGTCATCTGCTACAGATGCCCCAGACCCGCTGGGACCTAATGATAACGCCTCAAGTCCTAACAGTGGAGACAAAGCCGGGATCATGAATGAGTACTCACGCTTTCTCTTACAGGCACTAGAGCGGACCAGTCACAATGCTAGCTTCACATTGGGCCCGAGTCCCATATCTGCCTCCAATTCCACAGGACAATTTCCTGGCCCTAGCCCACATCTTGCAGACAAGCATGTGTATACTTCCTCACCTTTGGAGTACTCATTCTCACAGCCTGTGTCCTCTACACCATCCCTCTCCTCTGTGCCAAAGTCCCACTTTGGTCTATTAGAGGGTGCATCACCTCCACAGGGCTTCCACATGAGTAGCCTGGAGCAGTCTGCACACACGCAACAGCAGCTCACACCTTCCCAGGAGCTCACGGAACAGCTGGACAAACAGCACACCTCCCCGCCGCCACCTCCGCACACCCCCAACAGCAACTCTTACCAGATCACACCTCAACATCCCGACCTGGGAAGTCAGAAGGATCCACAAGGGCTGAAAAACGGAGCCACAGTTACGACTGGAGGGTTCTCCCTGGCCAGTTCGCAGGATCTGGCAACCCTTGACCCAGCCAAGGCTTCTTATCAGATTGAAAACTTTGCCCAGGCTTTCGGGGCACAGTTTAAAGGGGGGCGAGTGCCCCTGGCCTTTAGTAGTGACTCAGGGGGAGAAGTTAATCACCGCATACAGACACCAGTCTCCGAATTCTCAGGGTATACCAGTCTCTTGGCTGATGCCAGTGACCCAGTCAGCACTGGCTCCAAAACCCCAGCAAGCCAAAGCTACAGGTGAATGGGCTCCTGTGCCTAGATGCTCAGATGGAGGTtccccatttttgtttttttgccatgctgtctttattttgtattgttgttgttattattgttattttgttcacctattttaatgaaattgtaatgtttttaaataatgttttgtttcttaattattttcacactgcCATTGTTCATATGAACACCCccccccacacaaacacacacacacactttggccTGCTATGCATTTTCCTAAAATCATGTTTCTTATTTCCTCAAAAGAGGAAAGGCATCAGTTTTATATTTAGTAGACTTTTAGATCTCTGTTAATCAgtagatggatttttttttaatggaaataaGAGTATCAAAGGTCTTTGTTCTGTTTGCTTCTCACCAGAAGACACTCACGTTTTAGCAACTGACTTTACAAGTGTGTAAAGATAACTATAAAATGGCTATGGCAGGGAGTCACCCAGAATTTATATTCTCTGTTACAATGATTAAAGTATTACTCAGGAAAATGTGTAGATGGCAAATCTGTCAGAAGCGTAGCAGGCATTCATTGAAGAGGCTGACATTTTGCAAATACAAAGatgcttttgttttttggaatatAGTTTTTTATTCTTCTGAATGAgtgcaacaaaagacaaaactgcTGCCTGCAAAATTACACTGACACCACTTTCCACATAGCTGTATAGAGATTACGGTACTTTTGTCAATGTGAAATGCACACATTCTCTTTCAGTaaaggccatatatatatatatatatatgtatgtgtgtgtaaaataacAATCTTGAGACTGGCAAGTGACTTGAAGGGGGACAAAAACGGATTGAGTTTGTGAAGGAAGGCCTGCAATTGACAGCACATTTCCTCACcctttcctttttttattctTGGATTGCGAAGCCAAGGGCTATACACTAGAGGGCACTGCATGCATATGCGTTGGTGTCTCTTGGCACAAGCCAGATCAAAGTATTCTGTGCCTGTCTGGCTTTCTCATTCCTCTCTCCCTCCATTCactcctctcttcctctttcaGTAAGAAATCCATCTAGCACTTTTTTGATCCTGTTTGTTTTTCATGGTGAATGAATATACCCAGTCTGATCACACAGAATGTGAACTGTGTGTTATTGTTATGCGGTTTCAAAAAGGGCAATGTTTGGTCAGTGGGGACGGGATACAGATTAGGTGGGTGACAGAAAAGGGGCGGTATTCATTTTAGTATGCATAGATTATTTTGAAAAGACCATTGGTAGCCTTTCTGATGGCTTAGATTTGAACGTGTTTGCTGAAATGGAGGGTGGGCTTTCTTTCCTTGGGGTGGTAGTATAGGGtatctttttatattttattcccAGTTTCTCATGATGTATCTAGTGCAGGTTATAGAGAGGGAATTGGCAGGGAATGGAGGGTGTTACCTTGATATTTTGTTTCCCCCTAAAAGTATGGATTTAGGAAAATGTGATGTGTGTTAAAATGGCCCTCAAATGAAATgattgtcatgtttttttaaagccTTTCATCAGTCTTGCTCTTGCAGTAATTTGCATAGtattggtcctaaatgtaatgaCTGAACAGTCCAAAAATAAATTTAGCCAATTTACTGCAGTTTGCATGCTGGGCAAGTATTACCTTgaactacatttttaaaagacattttattttgtactgtacaagtattattgttatttcttttGGATCGATCAATAACTGCATTGTCTTCCATTGGCATTGTTGGCCGTTGTCACACTGTCTTTGAATTACTGTCACCTAATGTTGTTCATGTTcttctgttttcatttgtaccTTTCTTTACCCATCAAACCTTCAAAGGACAGAACCACATGCTAGATTGTTTGACCACAAGGCAGCAATCTAATAGGGAACAAAAGCTAACCACTAGGACAAGATCAGGAAAGTTTGGGTACTCTGTTCACAATAACGGTAGTAATAATCACATTTATGATTAGTCTGATGACTTGactaaaatgaaatatcacaaCTTCTTTTATACCTCATATCAGTGATGACTCGAAGCAGGGATATCAGACCGAGAGAACTGTATGTAGCATGGCTGATGCAGCTACCTTTTCAAGTAATGCCTCAAATATTCACCCTGgcaataaacagttttttttcctcCTGGGATTTCCTTTTTTCCCCTTCATTGATGGACTTCAATAAACAAAGCTAATTAATTTGTGGAGTGCTGCCACTTAATCCATCCAGCACCATTGGGAGGGACATTGATGTCTGGGCCAGGCGCACAATGATTTCTTAAAACAAGGTTCTTGCAGGGGTAATTTTAATTTCTTAATAACTGCAAGGAGAACAAATGGAGATCCAATGGTCTGTTTTCACTACAAA is from Xyrauchen texanus isolate HMW12.3.18 chromosome 8, RBS_HiC_50CHRs, whole genome shotgun sequence and encodes:
- the LOC127648084 gene encoding zinc finger protein 281-like; the encoded protein is MSMIQDKLGNEFLRSNGSMEPVFGPSMLMFSHLPPVTSFTRLASQTVMADLQPHEMILKKERDSPDCGGGLSAGGVGGGGCIGGMMGGVGDYVHAMGIKQEKISEHDYRWPLYPAGGVGAGVRSGGELLEVSLGNHQNLVVHDLSLGNLSGRLVKESSGKKGQRSNCEGQEGKTRRKRGESKSMMLDPDGGSLSPNSKPHICEHCSAAFRSSYHLRRHVLIHTGERPFRCTQCNMCFIQKYLLQRHEKIHSGEKPFSCDQCNMRFIQKYHMERHKRTHSGEKPYKCDTCQQYFSRTDRLLKHKRTCGDATKKGVDGAEHDLGMAGEGDHGSYGITQGNLATPGRKRGKSKNAGDVGERKRKKSAGSVGVSHTQGVESFALHDFSSVGNHGVSTTSSSTQPGPSLQGEHGRAPKMVFKKGNRKSLEKTTHPLNQSKPGSLELPGAVGLDTLGLLPGPLVKVGPNSSNYDDAMQFLKKRRYIHAANNGGAGCGAPDYDVGVSHLHSQTTVIQGVVSGVLDSDAALVLLDSSPLGDIKHDKSGIPDEVLQSLLDHYAHKPDVTFDITDAHHVELQSSATDAPDPLGPNDNASSPNSGDKAGIMNEYSRFLLQALERTSHNASFTLGPSPISASNSTGQFPGPSPHLADKHVYTSSPLEYSFSQPVSSTPSLSSVPKSHFGLLEGASPPQGFHMSSLEQSAHTQQQLTPSQELTEQLDKQHTSPPPPPHTPNSNSYQITPQHPDLGSQKDPQGLKNGATVTTGGFSLASSQDLATLDPAKASYQIENFAQAFGAQFKGGRVPLAFSSDSGGEVNHRIQTPVSEFSGYTSLLADASDPVSTGSKTPASQSYR